GGAGAACGGCGAGGCCTTCGTCAGTTGCGACACCGACTACGCCGCCGAGGCAGGCGACGGCCAGCCGCTGGCCGGGCTGGATCGGCCAGCGGTGGAAGCGGCGCTGGCGCAGTGCCGCGAGCGCGGGCTGATGCGGGTGCGCTATGTCGGCAAGATCAACGCCGGCTTCGCCGAGATGGTGCGGCGCCTGGCCGAGGTGGCCAGGCAGACCGGCATCGGCAAGCGCGTGCTCGACCTCGATTCCAGCGGCGGCCAGGTCGAGGCGGCGATCCGCGCCGGCGATGCGATCGGCGAATCCGGCTGGACCGTGTGGGTGCGCGAAGGTTCGGTCTGCCACAGCGCCTGCGTGTTCGTGCTGGCCGCCGGCGACAACCGGCTGATCTCCGGCAAGGTCGGCATCCACCGGATGATGCGGATCAGCTCCACTGCGACCTCGCGCGCCGAACTCAACCGCGAGTTGCAGGAGGTCTATGGCAACGTCAAGGACTACCTGGAGCGCAACGGTGTGGCGGTGGCGGTGGCCGATCTGATGATGACCGTGCCCAACCGCAGCCTGCGCCTGCTCAGCAGCGACGAACTCAAGCAGTACGGGCTCGACGGCACCAACGCGGTACAGGACGACCTGGAGCGGATCAAGCAGTTGCGCAAGTGCGGCGACGATTTCGTGCGGCGCAAGGATGCGTTCCTGGTCGCCTTCGACCAGGAGTGCAAGACCAAAAAAGACGTGGATCTGGAGAGCCTGACCGCCTGCGGCCAGGCGCTGAAGCAGCGCTTCGGGTTCCCGGACCAGGCCTGTCCGGCGGAAAGTCCGCTGTCGGAGATCGACGTGGCGACGCTGCCGCTGGCCTCGCCCGGCGCCTGAACGGCTGCTGGTGCGCGTGCTGCCCATTCACGTGGCGGGCATGGACGCGGGGCTAGCGTCGCCACATTCCATCCCGGAGCGCGCGCATGGCCGCCGGAACCCGCTTGATGCTGCGGCTGTATCTGCCCCCGGCGTTGCTGGCGTTGGGCGGCTTCGTGATCGCCGAAGTGCTGCTGCACCTCGCCAACGGCCTGCACGCGCCCTGGCTGGCGCGGACCGGCTCGCTGCTGAGTCTGCTCGCCCTGCTGGCGGCGACCGCCTGGGCGCTGTGGGCCAGCTGGCGCGCCTGGCACCGGCAGCGCTACGCCGCCCCGACCGCGGCTGCGGCAGTGGCGAGCGAGACTGCGGTCGTGGCGGGCGAAGAGACGCCGTAGGCCGCTGCGCTGGTCCGCACAGGCCGCGTAGACTGCGGCCCTTGCCACCGCCGCTGCCGAGCGATGTCCTTGTCCATCTCCGTCCCGTTCCGCCTCACGCTCGTCCTGCTGGCGCTCGTCGCTGGCGTCGCTTCCGCGCAGAACGCGCCCCCGGCATCGCCTGCGCCCGCGCCGACGACTGCCCCGCCAGCGGCACCCGCCGCACCTGCTGCCGCGCCCGCTGCGGCACCCAAACCGGCGCCGCGCCATGCCGGCCCCGCCGCGCCAGCGCCTGGACCGCTGGCCAAGCAGGACGCACAGATGGCACAGGCCGGCCTGCGCGCCGCGCAACTTGTGGATGCCGGGCGCACCGGCGAGTTGTGGGACGGCGCCTCGGCGGTGGCGAAGAAGGCGGTGACGCGCGCGGTGTTCGTGCGCGAAATCGACGCCGCGCGTGCGCGGTTGGGTACGCTGCTCGGCCGCGGCGTCGCCAGCGTGGCGCGGGTGCAGTACGCCGCCGGCTCGCAGGTGCCGCCGGGCACCTACGTCAACATCAGCTTCCCCAGCCGCTTCGCCAATGCGCCGCAGCCGGTGCGCGAGCTGGTGTCGTTGCGGCTGGACGAGGACAAGACCTGGCGCCTGGTCGGTTATCACGTCGCCATGCCCGATTGAGCGGCATGCTGCGCGCCATCTTCCCGTTCCCGACGAGGCTCCGATGCCCACCGAAATCCGCATGCTGGCCTGGGCGATCCTGCTCGGGATCGCGCAACTGCTGCTCGCCTCCGCCTTCGTCACCGCACAACGCGGCTTGAAGTGGAACGCCGGCGCGCGCGATGCGCCGCAACCGCCGCCGGCCGGCGTGGCCGGGCGCCTGGATCGCGCGCTGCGCAATTTTTTGGAGACCTTCCCGTTCTTCGCCGCCGCCGCGGTGGCGGTGGCCGCGTTGGGCAGGGGCGATGCGCACACTGCGCTGTCGGCGCAAATCTATCTGTGGGCGCGGGTGGCCTATGTGCCGCTGTACGCGGCCGGCGTGCCGTACGTGCGCAGCCTGGTGTGGGTGGTGTCGCTGTGGGCGATCCTGCAACTGGTGTGGGCGCTGTTCTGAGCGCGGTGTACTGCGACCGATCGTCGCAGCGCTGATCCAGATCAAGGACGCGGTGCGCGGCGGTCGTATCCTGGCCGGGTCCGATCACAGAGTCGCCGCATGCAAGTGGATATCGCCATCGTCGGGGCCGGCCCTGCCGGCCTGTGCTTCGCCCGCTCGCTGGCCGGCAGCGGCCTGTCGCTGGCGCTGATCGAGCCGCAGCCGCGCGCGGCTTTGGCCGAGGCCGCCTTCGATGGCCGCGAAATCGCCCTGACCCATGCCTCGCGGGCGTTGCTGGAACAGCTGGACCTGTGGGCGCGGATCGATCCGCAGGCGATCGCGCCGCTGCGCGATGCGCGGGTGATGAACGGTTCCTCGCCGTTCGCGCTGACCTTCGCTGCGGGCGAGGGCGATCATGGCGACCTGGGCTGGCTCGTGCCCAATCACCTGCTCCGCCGCGCCGCGTTCGCCGCGGTGCAGGACCAGCCCGGCCTGACCCTGCTCGACGGCGTGTCGGTGCAGGCGCTGCGCCGCGATGCGCGCCAGGCGCAGGTGCAGCTCTCCGACGGCCGTAGCGTGGCCGCGCGGCTGGTGGTGGCGGCCGACAGCCGTTTTTCCAGCACGCGGCGCATGAGCGGGATCGGCGCGCAGCTGCGCGATTTCGGCCGCACCATGCTGGTGTGCCGGGTGCGCCACGAACGTCCGCACCATCAAACGGCTTGGGAGTGGTTCGGCTACGGCCGCACCATGGCGCTGCTGCCGCTGCAAGGCAACGAGGCCTCGGCGGTGCTGACCCTGCCGCCGGAGCGCGCGCAGGCGCTGCTGCAGATGGACGAGGCAGCGTTGGGAGCGGAGATCGGCGCCTGCTTCGAGCATCGCCTCGGGGCGATGACGCCGCTGGTGCGGCCGCAGGCGTATCCGCTGGTGGCGGTGTACGCGCAGCGCTTCGTTGCCGAGCGCTATGCCTTGATCGGCGACGCCGCGGTGGGCATGCATCCGGTGACCGCGCACGGCTTCAACTTCGGCCTGCAGAGCCAGGCGCGGCTGGCGCGCGCGCTGCACGACGCGGTCGCGCGCGGCGGCGACATCGCCGCGCCGGCCTTGCTGGCCGGCTACCAGCGCGGACACCGCCTGGCCACGCGGCCGCTGTACGAGGCGACCAATGCGATCGCCGCGCTGTACACCGACGACCGCCTGCCTGCGCGCGCCCTGCGCAGCGCGGCGCTGCGCGTGGCCGACCGGGTGGCGCCGTTCAAGCGTGCGATCGCCGCGCACCTGACCCAGCGCGTGGCGGCGATGGGGCGCTGAGGTTCCGGCAGCGGAGGAGCGACGGGCGGCGCGTGCGCTGTGGTGGTTGTCGCCGGGGCTGAGCCTGTTGTGCGCTTCCTCGTAGGAGCGGCTTCAGCCGCGACCCGGCTTTCCTGGTAAGGCGTGGTCGCGGCTGAAGCCGCTCCTACGAGGGGCGGAGGGCATGCATCTGCGGGCCTGCAACCTCAGGGTGAGCGCGGTTGCGCCGCACCGGCGACGAGCTCGGCGAGGGCGGCTTGCAGGTCGCCGCCGCGCTGCGCCGCTTCGATCGGGGCGATGGCCCACGCGCAGCCGGCGTGGCGCAGGTGCTGGCGCCAGTCGCCGGGCCAGGCCTCCAGTTCGTCCAGCGCCAGGTGGATGGAGCCGCCGCGCTCGGCATGCCCGCCGCAGATGGACTGGCCGAGACAGAACGGACGCGCCGCGTCCGGATCGAGCTGCACGATGTACACGTCGTGGCGCGCATGTTCCGCGGACGGCGCGATGTTGCGGGCGCCGAGTTCGATCAGCATCGTTCGGCAGCCCGCGTTGCCCGCCACCGTAGGCCGTTGCGTGGCAGGTCGGGCGCACCGAGGGCGGTCACAGCTTGCCGAGCACCTGCACCTGCACATCGCCCAGTTGCACCACCTGGCCCGCGCGCACCTTGCAGGCCTTGCGCAGTTCGACCTCGCCGTCCACGCGCACCTGGCCTTCGCTGATCACGGCCTTGGCCGCGCCGCCGCTGTCGCACAGGCCGGTCAGTTTCAACAGGTGCTTGAGTTCCACATAGTCGCTTTCTAGCTGGAGATCGATGGTCTGCATTGGGGGCTTGCTCGGAAATCGGCGCCCATTGTCGGTCATTCGCGGACAAAACGCCCGACGTGTCGCTGACCGCAGGCTGCTGCCGCCGCGGCGGGCCGCTGCGTTGGGCCTTGTGGACACCGCGCCAAGGCCGTCCTCCGGGCAGTGCGGAGCGGGTCACGCCTGAACGGTGCCCTTCACCTGCTTTCGACATGCGGCCCGTCAGGGCGCACAATAGGGGCTTCTTTGCGCCTGCCGGTTCTCTGCGGCGCCCCCGGAGTCTCCCATGTCCCAAGATACCCCCGCGCCGCTGCTGTTCGCAGATCTCGGCCTCTCCCCTGCTGTGATGAAGGCGGTCGCCGACGTCGGCTACGAGTCGCCGTCGCCGATCCAGGCCGCCACCATCCCGGCGCTGCTGACCGGCCGCGACCTGCTCGGCCAGGCGCAGACCGGCACCGGCAAGACCGCCGCGTTCGCGCTGCCGATCCTGTCGCGGCTGGATTTCGCCCAGCGCAAGCCGCAGGCGCTGGTGCTGGCCCCCACCCGCGAACTGGCGATCCAGGTGGCCGAGGCGTTCCATCGCTATGCC
This genomic stretch from Xanthomonas sacchari harbors:
- a CDS encoding DUF4019 domain-containing protein — protein: MSLSISVPFRLTLVLLALVAGVASAQNAPPASPAPAPTTAPPAAPAAPAAAPAAAPKPAPRHAGPAAPAPGPLAKQDAQMAQAGLRAAQLVDAGRTGELWDGASAVAKKAVTRAVFVREIDAARARLGTLLGRGVASVARVQYAAGSQVPPGTYVNISFPSRFANAPQPVRELVSLRLDEDKTWRLVGYHVAMPD
- a CDS encoding MAPEG family protein, whose protein sequence is MPTEIRMLAWAILLGIAQLLLASAFVTAQRGLKWNAGARDAPQPPPAGVAGRLDRALRNFLETFPFFAAAAVAVAALGRGDAHTALSAQIYLWARVAYVPLYAAGVPYVRSLVWVVSLWAILQLVWALF
- the ubiM gene encoding 5-demethoxyubiquinol-8 5-hydroxylase UbiM, which produces MQVDIAIVGAGPAGLCFARSLAGSGLSLALIEPQPRAALAEAAFDGREIALTHASRALLEQLDLWARIDPQAIAPLRDARVMNGSSPFALTFAAGEGDHGDLGWLVPNHLLRRAAFAAVQDQPGLTLLDGVSVQALRRDARQAQVQLSDGRSVAARLVVAADSRFSSTRRMSGIGAQLRDFGRTMLVCRVRHERPHHQTAWEWFGYGRTMALLPLQGNEASAVLTLPPERAQALLQMDEAALGAEIGACFEHRLGAMTPLVRPQAYPLVAVYAQRFVAERYALIGDAAVGMHPVTAHGFNFGLQSQARLARALHDAVARGGDIAAPALLAGYQRGHRLATRPLYEATNAIAALYTDDRLPARALRSAALRVADRVAPFKRAIAAHLTQRVAAMGR
- a CDS encoding RNA-binding S4 domain-containing protein yields the protein MQTIDLQLESDYVELKHLLKLTGLCDSGGAAKAVISEGQVRVDGEVELRKACKVRAGQVVQLGDVQVQVLGKL